Part of the Sodalinema gerasimenkoae IPPAS B-353 genome is shown below.
ATGCAGGCGGTTCCTGAGGATCATCCCCAATATGACGTGGCTCAAAATCGGGCTGAGTCCTATCAAGCCAATTTACAATATGCTCAACAACAAGCCCAATAGTGATAGGTCATCACGGCTGCTAGGGGTCTCGGAGGAAGACTACTCTCCCTAGCCCGTCGTTTCCCACTTTCACGTTTCCCACTCTCACGATTCATAGTTTGAGATTCACATTAGACAGCAAGGAGCATCAGATAGATGACACGGAAACCTTCAAATTCGACCTGGCTGGATTCTGTGGAGGGGTTATCCCTCGTGGGGGCGGTGTTAGGCACTGTAGCGGGGTTGGCGTTTCAACAGTTGATTTATGTGTCGGCCCCGCTGGCATTGGCGTTGGTGATGAATTTTGTCAATCGTCAACGTCACGAGGAAGAACTCGAACGCAGTTTGGGCGATCGCGTGGTGGAAACGCGCCTAGAGGTTGAACGTCAGTTTGAGGATGAGTTGTCCCGAGTGCGAGATGAGGCTAGCTTGACTCCTGACGAGGTGCAAACAACAGCTAATGAGGATTTATTAGCGGTTCAGGAGCAACTGCAACAGTTACAAGTGCAAACCCAACAGCCGATGGTTGCGGTGGCGGAACTTCAGCAACAAATCAGCACCTTATCGACTCAGGTGGCCAGAGCCTTGGCCAATCTGGAGAACCTGGGAACGGGAGTCGCCACGGGGATGCTTCAGGGAGTTGTCAAAGCATCACAGGAGACGGGTGAGCGTGATC
Proteins encoded:
- a CDS encoding pentapeptide repeat-containing protein, with amino-acid sequence MTRKPSNSTWLDSVEGLSLVGAVLGTVAGLAFQQLIYVSAPLALALVMNFVNRQRHEEELERSLGDRVVETRLEVERQFEDELSRVRDEASLTPDEVQTTANEDLLAVQEQLQQLQVQTQQPMVAVAELQQQISTLSTQVARALANLENLGTGVATGMLQGVVKASQETGERDPSESTSESVAPDRASEVASADEFWKQYQRGVRQFAGVNLSQVNFSQRRDYLDGTDFSRANLQGANFMGLNLGEATLKEATLDEAQLDYGNLSRSQLQNASLVGATLRGANLRRADLRGANLENADLSYADVTDANFEGANLKGVKFFRSRGYEQALQSQFVAAS